The Primulina huaijiensis isolate GDHJ02 chromosome 10, ASM1229523v2, whole genome shotgun sequence region agatttgtacaaTCGGTACATCGACACTGTTTGATTGTCGAtcgaggttataatgagtttttgcacaaaaattttgttcacaaaaatttttctccttctcTTCCCTCAcacaaatttcggccaccttgaaattcttgaagaaaaatttcACGGTCACTTCCATGGCCACCATCATCGCAGAATTTCTGAAATTCCGACGATCTAGTCTCAATACAAATTAGTGTAAAATTTCTATTGCAGTCTATGCGAGGAATCAAGTCTCTAATTTTTGACCCAATTAGACAACACTCCTCCTTGCTTTAGGAACTGCAAACTCCAATTTTCTGCCTAAGAACCTCAAACCTGTTGAAAGGTAGTGGCTTTGTGAATGAATCTGCCAGTTGATCTTCAGACTTGCAGTAGAGCAGTGTTACAACATCTTCTTTCTGTACTTCTCTCACAAAGAACAACTTAATGTTGAAATGCTTAGTTTTCCCATGAAACACTGGATTTTTTGAGATAGCAATGGCTGCTTGGTTGTCAACAAAAATTTCAGTGCTTTTCTTTGGCTCCATGTTGAGATCTGTTAGAATTTTCCTCAACCATATTGCTTGATTGACAGCTGAGGCTGCAACAATGAATTCGGCCTCTGCAGTGGACTGTACcacattttcttgttttctaGAACACCATGAAAAAATGCCAGCCCCAAAACTAAAGCAATAACCTGAGGTGCTTTTCATGTCATCAGCTGATCCTCCCCAATCACTATCTGAGAATCCTACTAGCTTGAATTCCTTGCTTTTTGTGAACTTGACTCCAAGATCAATTGTACTTTTAACATATCGAATCACCCTCTTGGCAGCCCTTAGATGTACCTCACTTGGACAATGCATAAATCTAGATAGAATACTTACTGCATTCATAATGTCTGGTCTTTTTGTTGTCAAATACATCAAGCATCCCACCAAGCTTCTAAAAAATTCTTCATTCACTTTATCAGTACCATCGTCTTCACACAACTTTTCCTTTTGATTCATTGGTGTACTCACTTCTTTGCAATCTTAAAACTTAAATTTCTTCAGAATCTCCTTTGCATACTTCCTCTGACAGATGAAGACTTCATGCTCTTTTTGATTAACGATGCCCATTTGAAATAACctaaatttcaaatgacttcaTTTTAAGGTAAAATTGAAAGTCATATTTATTAACATAAATTGTTATGTAAACATGTAAAGAGTGTATTTGAAATTAGTAGTCATATTTCTatgaacaacaacaaaaaaacatttgaaatcaaTTCAAATTTAGTCCGAGAATATATCACGGATGGCGTATCTCTTCTTGGGATTTTATATTCCATCAATTCAACTCGCCAATGATAATGACGCGACAATTCTTCGTGGCAAATTAGTCAATGCACGTGCTTTGTTAAAAGGTAGAGCCATTTGGCCTACATATTAGCTTGGATTCACAATCTCTCCATCATTTAGTGTTGAACCTCTACGAGTGAGCCAAGGCTCATGTTTTGCGGCAGATGAATATGCTTCACGCTTACCCCATTGCTTATGTTTGGCTTTGTGAATCAGGATTTCAATAACCATGGAAGAAATATTATCTTCCACGTAATCTTCTCACTGCCTAAGAAAAAATGAGCTGATTTGA contains the following coding sequences:
- the LOC140986606 gene encoding secreted RxLR effector protein 161-like: MNQKEKLCEDDGTDKVNEEFFRSLVGCLMYLTTKRPDIMNAVSILSRFMHCPSEVHLRAAKRVIRYVKSTIDLGVKFTKSKEFKLVGFSDSDWGGSADDMKSTSGYCFSFGAGIFSWCSRKQENVVQSTAEAEFIVAASAVNQAIWLRKILTDLNMEPKKSTEIFVDNQAAIAISKNPVFHGKTKHFNIKLFFVREVQKEDVVTLLYCKSEDQLADSFTKPLPFNRFEVLRQKIGVCSS